A window of the Chlorocebus sabaeus isolate Y175 chromosome 8, mChlSab1.0.hap1, whole genome shotgun sequence genome harbors these coding sequences:
- the LY6E gene encoding lymphocyte antigen 6E: protein MKIFLPVLLAALLGVEQASSLMCFSCLNQKSNLYCLKPTICSDGDNYCVTVSTSAGIGNLVTFGHSLSKTCSPACPLPEGINVGVASMGISCCQSFLCNFSAADGGLRASATLLGAGLLLSLLPALLRFGP, encoded by the exons ATGAAGATCTTCTTGCCGGTGCTGCTGGCTGCGCTTCTGGGTGTGGAGCAAG CCAGCTCGCTGATGTGCTTCTCCTGCCTGAACCAGAAGAGCAATCTGTACTGCCTGAAGCCGACCATCTGCTCCGACGGGGACAACTACTGCGTGACCGTGTCTACTAGTGCCGGCATTG GGAATCTCGTGACATTTGGCCACAGCCTGAGCAAGACCTGTTCCCCGGCCTGCCCCCTCCCAGAAGGCATCAATGTTGGTGTGGCTTCCATGGGCATCAGCTGCTGCCAGAGCTTCCTGTGCAATTTCAGTGCAGCTGACGGCGGGCTGCGGGCAAGCGCTACCCTGCTGGGCGCCGGGCTGCTGCTGAGCCTGCTGCCGGCCCTGCTGCGGTTCGGCCCCTGA